The Cytobacillus oceanisediminis genomic interval AGCTTAATACTCATTAATGCCATGGAAAGGAAAATGCCAAGAGTTACGTCGCCAATTAAGCTAATACTCTTCATATCCACAATGCTTTTATTAAAGCTATCCAGAATGTTTCTGACTATAACTGCTACAAACATTGCTCCAACATAGCTAGGGAGCACAAAGCCTGTAACGCTGGAGAATAGCTCACCCAAATAGGAACCGGCAGCCATACAAAAAGTTATGATTAAGATCTGTACCATGAATTTTTGGGAATTGAAATCAAAGGCAGATTTCCCCGTTGCGTCTTCATTAGCCGCTGCCGCCTCTACTGATGCATCGGCTTCTGATGGATCCAATTTGTACTTTGTAATAAGATATTTAACTGTAGGTCCTCCGACTAAGCCTCCAGCAATTAACCCAAATGTAGCTGCTGCAAGGCCCACTGAAAGAGCTGAATTTACTCCCAATTCCTCAATTGTTCCGCCAAATGCAGTGGCAGCTCCATGCCCCCCTTCCATGGACACAGCACCAACCATTACTCCTAATAAAGGGTCAAGCCCTAAAACACTGGCCAGAGAAATTCCAATAACACTCTGGCATAATGCCAATACCCCGCACGCAAGCCAATATATAACCAGAAGTTTCCCGCCGAGCTTTACCAATTGAAAGCTCGCTCCCAGCCCGACCGTCGTGAAGAATGCCAGCATGAATAAACCTTGCAGTGAAGTATCCAATGTTATTGTTATAAGTCCTGTCTGTTTTAATATTGTTACTAGAATAGCAAATAACAAACCGCCAACCACTGGTGCAGGAATGCAAAACCGTTTTAAAAATGAAACTTTATTAACCAGGAATCCTCCACCTATGAGTAAAGCAACCGCCAAAAAGATGGTGGTAACATTATTTAATGCCAAGTCCATATTGTACCCCCTAGATTATTTATTAAAATTCATGATTCCTTCCTTTATGAAATGTGCTGCTAATGCAATTGTTTTATTGTCATTATCAAAATCAGGATTAACTTCACACACATCAAAGGAGATTGTTTTCTCCTTTGAAACAATATACCTTATTAACTCTCGCACTTTTTTCGGTTCAAGGCCAAATGGGGAGGGTGCACTTACTCCAGGAGCAAAAGAAGAATTAATGACATCTGTACATAATGTGAGAATAAGATTGTCATATTTTGCAGCAAAATCATCCAGCTGCTTTAAGACACCTGAAGTATCTGGGGATGACAGCTGCTCCTCCACTATATAACTCACATTATACTTACGGGCTGTCTCAAATAAGGCTGCCGTGTTTCCCAGTTTTTGAATGCCAGCGGCTAAGTATCCGCAATTTTGATCTTGATCCAAAATCTGCTTAAACATCGTACCGGAAGAAGTTCGCTGTCCGTACGGCCTCATATCAAAATGTGCATCAATATTAACGATTCCAATACTCGCATCAGGTCCTAAGTACTCCCTGACCCCGAGATAGTGGCCATAAAAGGTCTCATGTCCGCCGCCTATAATTAAAGGAGTTACTCCTTTTTTTAATAGAAAGGAAACGGTTTTTCCGAGTTCAGCTTGAGCCTCTTCCATGTTTTGCCCAACACA includes:
- the gltS gene encoding sodium/glutamate symporter: MDLALNNVTTIFLAVALLIGGGFLVNKVSFLKRFCIPAPVVGGLLFAILVTILKQTGLITITLDTSLQGLFMLAFFTTVGLGASFQLVKLGGKLLVIYWLACGVLALCQSVIGISLASVLGLDPLLGVMVGAVSMEGGHGAATAFGGTIEELGVNSALSVGLAAATFGLIAGGLVGGPTVKYLITKYKLDPSEADASVEAAAANEDATGKSAFDFNSQKFMVQILIITFCMAAGSYLGELFSSVTGFVLPSYVGAMFVAVIVRNILDSFNKSIVDMKSISLIGDVTLGIFLSMALMSIKLWEVAGLALPMLMIVLIQVVFIVAAGVFVLFRLLGKDYDAAVMVGGFTGHGLGATPNAMANMGAITERFGPSPKAFLIVPIVGAFLIDVFAMPIIITSINLLN
- the hutG gene encoding formimidoylglutamase, with protein sequence MYIKPSGNHWCGRIDSETDPLSYRVHQQVKLLDLTAEIKEVETGKSFGLIGFKCDEGVRRNQGRRGAAKAPEEVKRAIAKLPWHLPGNAKVFDAGDIECVGQNMEEAQAELGKTVSFLLKKGVTPLIIGGGHETFYGHYLGVREYLGPDASIGIVNIDAHFDMRPYGQRTSSGTMFKQILDQDQNCGYLAAGIQKLGNTAALFETARKYNVSYIVEEQLSSPDTSGVLKQLDDFAAKYDNLILTLCTDVINSSFAPGVSAPSPFGLEPKKVRELIRYIVSKEKTISFDVCEVNPDFDNDNKTIALAAHFIKEGIMNFNK